From one Ignavibacteria bacterium genomic stretch:
- the mreD gene encoding rod shape-determining protein MreD has product MRADYIIAILLLIPLTILQLTVIPLFSYNQIAPDLVLILLVYYTLRMGQMHGTILGFIFGLFFDLVSGGILGSAMFSKTLSGFLAGYFFNENKVELNLHTFMFLFIVLVIGTVDSVTYSFFGGAETSSNMLTLLLVQGVFPAMYSSVLSLPMVIFHSRKIFA; this is encoded by the coding sequence ATGCGTGCCGACTATATAATTGCAATTTTATTGCTCATCCCGTTAACTATCCTACAGCTGACGGTAATCCCCTTGTTTTCATACAATCAGATCGCTCCCGACCTGGTCCTGATCCTTCTTGTCTATTACACTTTAAGGATGGGGCAGATGCATGGGACGATTCTAGGCTTTATTTTCGGCCTGTTTTTCGACCTGGTTTCAGGAGGAATTCTTGGTAGCGCGATGTTTTCAAAGACACTCAGCGGATTTCTTGCCGGATACTTCTTCAACGAAAACAAGGTAGAGCTTAATCTGCACACATTTATGTTTTTGTTTATTGTACTTGTAATAGGCACCGTGGATTCCGTAACATATTCGTTTTTTGGAGGTGCGGAGACCAGCAGCAATATGCTGACATTGCTTCTTGTGCAGGGAGTGTTTCCTGCCATGTATTCATCAGTATTATCGTTACCTATGGTGATATTCCATTCAAGAAAGATATTCGCATGA